From Microbacterium sp. LWH11-1.2, one genomic window encodes:
- a CDS encoding alpha/beta hydrolase, translating into MSAPLRLPRIAWGSPSASRRALLVHGLGSSGALMWRLGDALAAAGWHTTAVDLRGHGDAPRSLDYSVAAYGADLAATLPDDGGSWDAVIGHSLGGAASTVAAASDPEWTRRLVLIDPAIHVDGRDASIVRRSQERAFADTRIEVVQQEHPHWHPQDHELKVDAVLRASAWAVEQTSAQNQPWDVREQAERVTVPTHVIAADPAVYSIFTGDLAAEVLAANPRFTMSVVEGAGHSLHRDKPEESIRQLLEALS; encoded by the coding sequence ATGTCTGCACCGCTCCGTCTCCCCCGCATCGCCTGGGGCTCTCCTTCGGCCTCTCGCCGTGCCCTTCTCGTGCACGGTCTCGGTTCCTCCGGTGCCCTGATGTGGCGTCTCGGCGATGCGCTGGCCGCGGCCGGATGGCACACGACGGCCGTCGACCTGCGCGGTCACGGCGACGCGCCCCGGTCACTCGACTACTCGGTCGCGGCGTACGGCGCCGACCTCGCCGCGACGCTGCCCGATGACGGCGGCTCGTGGGATGCGGTCATCGGCCACTCGCTGGGTGGGGCCGCCAGCACGGTGGCCGCGGCATCCGATCCGGAGTGGACCCGGCGCCTCGTCCTCATCGACCCGGCGATCCATGTCGACGGACGCGACGCGTCGATCGTGCGCCGGAGCCAGGAGCGCGCCTTCGCCGACACCCGGATCGAGGTCGTGCAGCAGGAGCATCCGCACTGGCATCCGCAGGATCACGAGCTGAAGGTCGACGCCGTGCTGCGCGCGAGCGCTTGGGCCGTGGAGCAGACCAGCGCACAGAACCAGCCGTGGGATGTGCGGGAGCAGGCGGAGCGGGTGACCGTCCCCACGCACGTGATCGCCGCCGATCCTGCTGTCTACAGCATCTTCACCGGCGACCTGGCCGCCGAGGTGCTCGCCGCCAATCCCCGGTTCACGATGTCGGTCGTCGAGGGCGCCGGCCACTCCCTGCACCGCGACAAGCCCGAGGAATCGATCCGCCAGCTCCTGGAGGCCCTGTCATGA
- a CDS encoding acyl-CoA dehydrogenase family protein, which yields MSDFDPAAYLPDDLLERIRERAPIHDRDNTFPQQDLDELRAAGYLSILVPAERGGAGLSLAQAAVLQQRLAGAAPATALAINMHLVWTGVAKVFSDRGVPGLEFVQDGAVAGEVFAFGISEGGNDLVLFGSDTAAVPDGSGGYAFTGTKIFTSLAPVWTRLGLHGLDTTSPDAPQLVFAFVERTDAVATSDDWDTLGMRATQSRTTRLNGATADAAHVVRRIDPGPTPDPIVFGIFSVFEILLASVYTGIARRALELAVLAAGKRRSKKTGAAYSQDPDIRWRIADMALDYDALPPQIAALARDVDDRVDNGARWFSLLSGVKHRAITMAKRVVDQAMLVGGGGSYFSANELSRLYRDVLAGAFHPSDPESAHATAASAWLGPLED from the coding sequence ATGAGCGACTTCGACCCCGCCGCGTACCTCCCCGACGACCTGCTCGAGCGGATCCGCGAACGCGCGCCGATCCATGATCGCGACAACACCTTCCCGCAGCAGGATCTCGACGAGCTGCGCGCGGCCGGGTACCTCTCGATCCTGGTCCCCGCCGAGCGCGGCGGTGCCGGGCTCTCGCTCGCCCAGGCCGCGGTCCTGCAGCAGCGGCTCGCCGGGGCAGCTCCCGCGACGGCGCTCGCGATCAACATGCACCTCGTCTGGACCGGTGTCGCCAAGGTGTTCTCCGACCGCGGTGTGCCGGGACTCGAGTTCGTGCAGGACGGCGCCGTGGCCGGCGAGGTCTTCGCCTTCGGCATCAGCGAGGGCGGCAACGACCTCGTCCTCTTCGGCAGCGACACCGCCGCCGTGCCCGACGGCAGCGGCGGCTACGCCTTCACGGGAACGAAGATCTTCACCTCGCTCGCCCCGGTCTGGACGCGGCTGGGCCTGCACGGCCTGGACACGACCAGCCCCGATGCCCCCCAGCTCGTCTTCGCCTTCGTGGAGCGGACGGATGCCGTCGCGACGAGCGACGACTGGGACACGCTCGGCATGCGCGCGACGCAGAGCAGGACCACACGCCTGAACGGGGCGACGGCGGATGCCGCGCACGTGGTGCGCCGGATCGACCCCGGCCCCACCCCCGACCCGATCGTCTTCGGCATCTTCTCGGTGTTCGAGATCCTCCTCGCCTCGGTGTACACGGGCATCGCACGACGGGCGCTCGAGCTCGCCGTGCTCGCCGCCGGGAAGCGCCGCTCCAAGAAGACCGGCGCCGCGTACAGCCAGGACCCCGACATCCGCTGGCGGATCGCGGACATGGCTCTCGACTACGACGCCCTGCCGCCGCAGATCGCCGCCCTCGCCCGAGATGTCGACGACCGCGTCGACAACGGCGCCCGCTGGTTCTCCCTCCTCTCCGGTGTGAAGCACCGGGCCATCACGATGGCCAAGCGGGTCGTCGACCAGGCCATGCTCGTCGGCGGTGGCGGCTCGTACTTCTCCGCCAACGAGCTGTCCCGCCTCTACCGCGATGTCCTGGCCGGCGCCTTCCACCCCTCCGACCCGGAATCCGCCCACGCCACCGCGGCGAGCGCGTGGCTCGGTCCTCTGGAGGACTGA
- a CDS encoding glutamine synthetase family protein: MSGNLSIEQLDAGIAAGEIDTVIVAFADAQGRLVGKRVSARLFQEDILHHGAEACDYLLSVDVDMNTVDGYAMSGWNRGYGDMVLRPDVVTLRRLPWLEGTVLIMADLVWQNGEPVGPSPRAILDRQRDRLAERGWTAFSGTELEFIVFENTYRDAWARKYEGLTPATDYNVDYNLQASTRMEPLLRDIRNGMDGAGMYCEGVKGECNLGQQEIAFRYAEVRETADQHVIYKNGAKEIAAQHGQALTFMAKFNEREGNSCHIHLSLRADDGTPVMAGDGAHGFSPVMEHWIAGILATLREFTLLYAPNINSYKRFAKGSFAPTGVAWGIDNRTCALRVIGSGSGLRVENRVPGGDVNPYMGISAIIAGGLYGIENELPLPERFEGNAYEAGVDHLPTTLREAAQLFSESTIARAAFGDDVVDHYLNQARIELEAYDAAVTDWERIRGFERL, translated from the coding sequence ATGTCGGGAAACCTGAGCATCGAGCAGCTGGATGCCGGCATCGCCGCCGGCGAGATCGACACGGTGATCGTGGCCTTCGCCGACGCGCAGGGACGACTGGTCGGCAAGCGGGTCTCCGCGCGGCTGTTCCAGGAGGACATCCTGCATCACGGCGCCGAGGCCTGCGACTACCTGCTGTCGGTCGATGTCGACATGAACACGGTCGACGGCTACGCGATGTCGGGCTGGAACCGCGGATACGGCGACATGGTGCTGCGCCCCGATGTCGTCACGCTCCGTCGGTTGCCGTGGCTCGAGGGCACGGTCCTGATCATGGCCGATCTGGTCTGGCAGAACGGCGAGCCGGTGGGGCCGTCGCCGCGCGCGATCCTCGATCGGCAGCGCGATCGCCTGGCCGAACGGGGATGGACCGCCTTCTCGGGAACCGAGCTCGAGTTCATCGTGTTCGAGAACACCTACCGCGACGCCTGGGCGCGCAAGTACGAGGGACTGACGCCGGCGACCGACTACAACGTCGACTACAACCTGCAGGCCTCGACCCGGATGGAGCCGCTGCTGCGCGACATCCGCAACGGGATGGACGGCGCGGGCATGTACTGCGAGGGCGTCAAGGGCGAGTGCAACCTCGGCCAGCAGGAGATCGCGTTCCGCTACGCCGAAGTGCGCGAGACCGCCGACCAGCACGTGATCTACAAGAACGGTGCGAAGGAGATCGCCGCGCAGCACGGGCAGGCGCTCACCTTCATGGCGAAGTTCAACGAGCGCGAGGGCAACAGCTGCCACATCCACCTCTCGCTGCGTGCGGATGACGGCACTCCGGTGATGGCCGGCGACGGAGCGCACGGGTTCAGCCCGGTCATGGAGCACTGGATCGCCGGCATCCTGGCGACGCTCCGCGAGTTCACGCTGCTCTACGCGCCGAACATCAACTCCTACAAGCGCTTCGCCAAGGGCAGCTTCGCGCCGACCGGCGTCGCCTGGGGCATCGACAACCGCACCTGCGCGCTGCGCGTGATCGGCAGCGGTTCCGGGCTCCGGGTCGAGAACCGGGTGCCCGGCGGCGACGTGAACCCGTACATGGGCATCTCGGCGATCATCGCCGGCGGCCTGTACGGCATCGAGAACGAGCTGCCGCTGCCGGAGCGCTTCGAGGGCAACGCCTACGAGGCCGGCGTCGACCACCTCCCGACGACTCTCCGCGAGGCGGCGCAGCTGTTCAGCGAGTCGACCATCGCGAGGGCGGCGTTCGGCGACGACGTCGTGGACCACTACCTGAACCAGGCGCGCATCGAGCTCGAGGCCTACGACGCCGCCGTCACCGACTGGGAGCGCATCCGTGGTTTCGAGCGGCTCTGA
- a CDS encoding gamma-glutamyl-gamma-aminobutyrate hydrolase family protein translates to MVSSGSDPAPLIGVTTYLERAQQGVWDVRAAFLPEQYLTGVTASGGIALLLPPQDPETADAAIAGMDGLILSGGADVAPELYDEERHPLTDPARTDRDAWELALFRAAERRRIPVLAICRGLQLVNVARGGTLQQHLPETLGTERYRLGGGVFAENDIEVSDDTALAGVLGAGGLRVHSYHHQGIDRLGDGLTAAARSDDGLVQAFVDTSAGHVVGIQWHPEENAEDRRLFADLVSQARAFAARRKEESR, encoded by the coding sequence GTGGTTTCGAGCGGCTCTGATCCGGCACCGCTGATCGGTGTCACGACCTATCTGGAGCGGGCGCAGCAGGGGGTGTGGGATGTGCGGGCCGCGTTCCTCCCCGAGCAGTACCTGACCGGGGTGACCGCATCGGGCGGCATCGCGCTGCTGCTGCCCCCGCAGGATCCGGAGACGGCGGATGCGGCCATCGCCGGAATGGACGGACTCATCCTCTCTGGCGGGGCCGACGTCGCCCCCGAGCTCTACGACGAGGAGCGGCATCCGCTCACCGATCCCGCCCGCACCGACCGCGACGCCTGGGAGCTCGCCCTGTTCCGCGCGGCGGAGCGGCGGCGCATCCCGGTGCTCGCGATCTGCCGGGGTCTGCAGCTCGTGAACGTCGCCCGCGGCGGCACCCTCCAGCAGCATCTGCCCGAGACTCTGGGAACCGAGCGCTATCGTCTCGGCGGCGGCGTCTTCGCCGAGAACGACATCGAGGTGTCGGACGACACGGCGCTCGCCGGGGTCCTCGGCGCGGGCGGGCTGCGGGTGCACAGCTATCACCACCAGGGCATCGATCGGCTCGGAGACGGACTGACCGCAGCCGCGCGCTCCGACGACGGACTCGTGCAGGCGTTCGTCGACACCTCGGCCGGCCATGTCGTCGGCATCCAATGGCATCCGGAGGAGAACGCCGAGGATCGGCGTCTCTTCGCCGATCTCGTCTCACAGGCTCGCGCGTTCGCCGCGCGACGGAAGGAAGAATCGCGATGA
- a CDS encoding 3-oxoacyl-ACP reductase — MSIDLTQRLKDRVAIVTGGASGIGFATAERFAAEGAFVVIADVDPATGEEAAAKVGGVFRPVDVADEAKVNALFDGVAAEFGRIDIAFNNAGISPADDDSIETTELPAWDRVQDVNLKSVYLCSRAALRHMVPAGRGSIINTASFVALLGSATSQISYTASKGGVLAMSRELGVQFARQGVRVNALCPGPVNTPLLQELFAKDPERAQRRLVHVPMGRFAEPSELAAAVAFLASDDSSFITASAFVVDGGITNAYVTPL, encoded by the coding sequence ATGAGCATCGATCTGACCCAGCGCCTGAAGGACCGCGTCGCCATCGTCACCGGTGGTGCGAGCGGCATCGGGTTCGCCACCGCCGAGCGCTTCGCGGCAGAGGGAGCCTTCGTCGTCATCGCCGACGTCGACCCGGCGACGGGCGAGGAGGCTGCGGCGAAGGTGGGCGGGGTGTTCCGCCCTGTCGACGTCGCCGACGAGGCCAAGGTGAACGCGCTGTTCGACGGAGTGGCTGCGGAGTTCGGCCGCATCGACATCGCCTTCAACAACGCCGGCATCTCACCGGCCGACGACGACTCGATCGAGACGACGGAGCTGCCGGCGTGGGACCGGGTGCAGGATGTGAATCTCAAGAGCGTGTACCTGTGCAGCCGTGCGGCGCTGCGGCACATGGTGCCGGCGGGACGCGGCTCGATCATCAACACGGCGTCGTTCGTCGCGCTGCTGGGCTCGGCGACCTCGCAGATCAGCTACACCGCGTCTAAGGGCGGCGTGCTCGCGATGTCGCGCGAGCTGGGCGTGCAGTTCGCCCGGCAGGGGGTGCGCGTGAACGCGCTGTGCCCCGGACCGGTGAACACGCCGCTGCTGCAGGAGCTGTTCGCCAAGGACCCGGAGCGCGCGCAGCGACGGCTCGTGCACGTGCCGATGGGGCGCTTCGCGGAACCGTCGGAACTGGCGGCGGCCGTGGCCTTCCTCGCCTCGGACGACTCGTCGTTCATCACCGCGAGCGCTTTCGTCGTGGACGGCGGGATCACGAACGCCTACGTCACCCCGCTGTGA
- a CDS encoding Lrp/AsnC family transcriptional regulator: MSSVKKHSSLDAVSKTIIELLQEDGRRSYSDIGRVVGLSEAAVRQRVQRLTESGVMQIVAVTDPMQLGFHRQAMIGIRVSGDTRIVAEAIARVEAIDYVVITVGAFDVLAEVVCEDDDQLLALINDVIRPIEGVVSTETFIYAKLQKQLYNWGTR; this comes from the coding sequence ATGAGTTCGGTGAAGAAGCACTCATCGCTCGACGCGGTGTCCAAGACGATCATCGAGCTGCTCCAAGAGGACGGACGCCGCTCCTACTCCGACATCGGCCGCGTGGTCGGCCTGAGCGAGGCCGCCGTGCGTCAGCGGGTGCAGCGGCTGACCGAATCGGGCGTGATGCAGATCGTCGCGGTGACCGATCCGATGCAGCTCGGCTTCCACCGTCAGGCCATGATCGGCATCCGCGTCTCCGGCGACACGCGGATCGTCGCGGAGGCGATCGCCCGGGTCGAGGCGATCGACTACGTGGTGATCACCGTCGGAGCGTTCGACGTGCTCGCCGAGGTCGTCTGCGAGGACGACGATCAGCTGCTGGCCCTCATCAACGACGTCATCCGTCCGATCGAGGGCGTGGTGTCGACCGAGACCTTCATCTACGCCAAGCTGCAGAAGCAGCTCTACAACTGGGGGACCAGATGA
- a CDS encoding GntR family transcriptional regulator, with protein MNDHDGDLVEVRRAVYRPLRRGNALEDAVARLVQTIRLGVVAPGESLPPERELAASFGVSRDTVREAIRELADTGYLLPRRGRYGGTFVADPLPHPSVPGAVTPEKIDDVLGLRRVLETGAARAAASRSLDAATRADLWARHEAALPAGPDEYRRLDTLLHLAIAEAAGIPSLVALVAENRADVNAWLDTFPLMPRNIQHSGEQHESIVSAILAGRADAAEAAMRDHLAGSEALLRGFLT; from the coding sequence GTGAACGACCACGACGGCGACCTCGTCGAGGTGCGGAGAGCGGTCTATCGGCCGCTGCGGCGCGGCAACGCCCTGGAGGACGCGGTCGCCCGTCTCGTGCAGACGATCCGTCTCGGCGTGGTCGCCCCGGGGGAGTCCCTGCCCCCGGAGCGGGAGCTCGCGGCATCCTTCGGCGTGAGTCGCGACACCGTGCGCGAGGCCATCCGCGAACTGGCCGACACCGGCTATCTCCTTCCCCGTCGAGGACGGTACGGAGGGACCTTCGTCGCGGATCCGCTGCCGCACCCGTCGGTCCCCGGCGCCGTGACACCGGAGAAGATCGACGATGTCCTCGGCCTGCGGCGCGTTCTCGAGACCGGTGCCGCCCGCGCGGCCGCGAGCCGGTCCCTCGACGCCGCGACCCGTGCGGATCTGTGGGCGCGGCATGAGGCCGCGCTGCCGGCGGGACCGGACGAGTATCGACGCCTCGACACCCTGCTGCATCTCGCGATCGCGGAGGCCGCGGGCATCCCCTCACTCGTCGCGCTCGTGGCCGAGAACCGCGCCGACGTCAATGCCTGGCTCGACACGTTCCCGCTGATGCCGCGGAACATCCAGCACTCGGGGGAGCAGCACGAGAGCATCGTCTCCGCGATCCTCGCCGGACGAGCGGATGCCGCGGAGGCGGCGATGCGCGATCATCTCGCCGGCTCCGAGGCGCTGCTGCGCGGCTTCCTGACGTGA
- a CDS encoding sugar kinase, translating to MSIPRTPSSPAPEIVCVGETMALITPVGAALTTAETATIGLAGAESNVTAGLAFSGHRAAWASRLGDDPLGDRISSELSRRGVELWVERDTDAPTGVMFKDPGADGSSVYYYRRGSAASAMEPGFLSTAHLAGVRIVHTTGITPALSDTCLRMVDQLFVDARTAGAAVSFDVNDRRPLWSREHAAATLARLADAADITFVGRDEAERIWGTVTPDEIRAFLPNCALLVVKDGDVGATAFAGDDEPVFVPAPRVDVVEPVGAGDAFASGFLAATLEERPLDERLSAGHAAAARVLVTHADMPPVD from the coding sequence ATGAGCATCCCCCGCACCCCGTCGTCCCCCGCCCCCGAGATCGTCTGCGTCGGCGAGACGATGGCCCTGATCACGCCGGTCGGCGCCGCGCTGACCACCGCGGAGACGGCGACCATCGGACTCGCGGGCGCGGAGTCGAACGTGACGGCTGGCCTCGCGTTCTCCGGTCATCGAGCGGCATGGGCGTCCCGGCTCGGCGACGATCCGCTCGGCGACCGCATCTCGTCGGAGCTGAGCAGGCGGGGCGTCGAGCTCTGGGTGGAGCGCGACACGGATGCGCCGACCGGCGTGATGTTCAAGGACCCCGGCGCCGACGGCTCGTCGGTCTACTACTACCGGCGAGGCTCCGCAGCCTCCGCGATGGAGCCGGGCTTCCTGTCGACCGCCCACCTCGCGGGCGTCCGCATCGTGCACACGACCGGCATCACCCCGGCGCTGTCCGACACGTGCCTGCGCATGGTCGATCAGCTCTTCGTCGACGCCCGCACCGCGGGTGCGGCCGTGTCGTTCGACGTGAACGACCGACGCCCTCTCTGGTCCCGCGAGCACGCCGCCGCGACCCTCGCCCGCCTCGCGGATGCCGCCGACATCACCTTCGTCGGACGCGACGAGGCCGAGCGGATCTGGGGAACGGTCACGCCCGATGAGATCCGCGCCTTCCTTCCGAACTGCGCGCTGCTCGTCGTGAAGGACGGGGATGTCGGAGCGACCGCCTTCGCGGGAGACGACGAGCCGGTCTTCGTGCCCGCACCGCGCGTCGACGTGGTCGAACCGGTCGGCGCCGGCGACGCGTTCGCCTCCGGATTCCTCGCGGCCACGCTCGAGGAGCGGCCGCTGGACGAGCGTCTCTCGGCGGGGCACGCCGCGGCCGCGCGCGTGCTGGTGACCCACGCGGACATGCCCCCGGTCGACTGA
- a CDS encoding aldehyde dehydrogenase family protein, which produces MSAFTVINPSTGAAIRDVARADIGETDAAIARAVVAQRRWAALAPVVRADALRAFARAVEGAVEELAQLEVLNSGHPIGSARWEAGHVAQVLNYYSADPERLSGRQIPVAGGLDVTFHDPYGVVGVIVPWNFPMTIASWAFAPALAAGNAVVLKPAELTPLTAIRLGELALEAGLPDGLFEVVTGSGSVVGQRLVEHPDVRKVVFTGSTEVGIEVAAGCARALKPVTLELGGKSANIVFADADLERAAAAVPGSVFDNAGQDCCARSRLLVQRSVYDRFLELLEPAVAAWRVGDPGSSDTDMGPLISAGHRDTVSSFLDGADIAFRGTAPEGDGFWFAPAVVRADPSDRIAQQEVFGPVVAVMPFEDEADAIRLANDTVYGLAGSVWTESLGRGVRVARGVRSGVLSVNSHSSVRYATPFGGMKASGLGRELGPDAAEHFTETKNVFFATDEP; this is translated from the coding sequence ATGAGTGCGTTCACCGTCATCAATCCGTCGACCGGCGCGGCGATCCGCGACGTCGCCCGCGCCGACATCGGAGAGACGGATGCCGCGATCGCCCGCGCCGTCGTCGCGCAGCGCCGGTGGGCGGCGCTGGCACCGGTCGTCCGCGCGGACGCGCTCCGGGCGTTCGCCCGCGCGGTCGAGGGTGCCGTCGAAGAGCTCGCCCAGCTCGAGGTGCTCAACTCCGGGCATCCGATCGGCTCCGCCCGCTGGGAGGCGGGGCACGTCGCCCAGGTGCTCAACTACTACTCCGCCGACCCGGAGCGCCTGTCCGGTCGGCAGATCCCGGTGGCCGGCGGGCTCGACGTGACCTTCCACGACCCCTACGGCGTGGTCGGCGTCATCGTGCCGTGGAACTTCCCCATGACGATCGCGTCGTGGGCGTTCGCCCCGGCGCTCGCCGCAGGCAACGCGGTGGTGCTGAAGCCGGCCGAGCTGACCCCGCTCACCGCGATCCGCCTCGGCGAGCTCGCGCTCGAGGCAGGGCTCCCCGATGGACTGTTCGAGGTCGTGACCGGCTCGGGCTCGGTGGTGGGCCAGCGACTGGTCGAGCATCCCGACGTGCGCAAGGTGGTCTTCACCGGGTCGACCGAGGTCGGCATCGAGGTGGCGGCGGGCTGTGCGCGTGCGCTCAAGCCGGTGACGCTCGAGCTCGGCGGCAAGAGCGCGAACATCGTCTTCGCCGACGCCGATCTCGAGCGGGCGGCGGCCGCGGTGCCCGGCTCGGTGTTCGACAACGCCGGCCAGGACTGCTGCGCACGCAGCAGGCTGCTCGTGCAGCGCTCGGTCTACGACCGCTTCCTCGAACTGCTCGAGCCGGCCGTCGCGGCCTGGCGCGTGGGAGACCCCGGCAGCTCCGACACCGACATGGGCCCGCTCATCTCGGCCGGACACCGCGACACCGTCTCCTCCTTCCTCGACGGCGCCGACATCGCGTTCCGCGGTACCGCGCCCGAGGGGGACGGGTTCTGGTTCGCCCCGGCCGTCGTGCGCGCCGACCCCTCCGACCGCATCGCCCAACAGGAGGTCTTCGGCCCCGTCGTCGCGGTGATGCCGTTCGAGGACGAGGCCGACGCGATCCGCCTGGCGAACGACACGGTGTACGGGCTCGCAGGCTCCGTATGGACCGAGAGCCTCGGACGCGGTGTGCGCGTGGCGCGAGGCGTGCGCAGCGGTGTGCTGTCGGTGAACTCGCACTCCTCGGTGCGCTACGCGACGCCGTTCGGCGGCATGAAGGCCTCCGGCCTCGGGCGTGAGCTCGGTCCGGACGCCGCCGAGCACTTCACCGAGACCAAGAACGTCTTCTTCGCGACCGATGAACCCTGA
- a CDS encoding aspartate aminotransferase family protein: MSTTRTTPSESALQKMAKDHLWMHFTRQSTMAESGVPIIVKGDGHRIWDSSGKEYFDGLSGLFVVNAGHGRRRLAEAAAAQAAELSFFPLWSYAHPAAIELADRLADEAPGDLNRVFFSTGGGEAVETALKLAKHYWKLQGRPTKHKVISRSVAYHGTPHGALAITGIPAMKAMFEPVAPGGFRVPNTNFYRAAEMGAPADDLEAFGRWAADRIEEMILFEGADTVAAVFLEPVQNSGGCFPPPPGYFARVREICDRHDVLLVSDEVICAFGRLGHTFACTGLGYVPDMITCAKGMTSGYSPIGATIVSDRIYEPFSHGDVSFPHGYTFGGHPVSAAVALENLAIFDEEGLNARVRENSPLFRAELEKLSDLPLVGDVRGDGYFFGIELVKDKSTKETFDDAESERLLRGFLSPALFAAGLYCRADDRGDPVIQLAPPLTTGPAEFREIEQILRDVLTRAQAVL, encoded by the coding sequence ATGAGCACGACCCGCACGACCCCGTCGGAATCCGCGCTGCAGAAGATGGCGAAGGATCATCTCTGGATGCACTTCACCCGGCAGTCCACGATGGCCGAGTCGGGCGTGCCGATCATCGTCAAGGGCGACGGGCACCGGATCTGGGATTCCTCGGGCAAGGAGTACTTCGACGGCCTCTCCGGACTGTTCGTGGTGAACGCCGGACACGGCAGGCGCCGCCTGGCCGAGGCGGCCGCCGCCCAGGCCGCCGAGCTGTCGTTCTTCCCGCTGTGGTCCTACGCCCACCCCGCCGCGATCGAACTGGCCGACCGGCTCGCGGACGAGGCTCCGGGAGATCTGAACAGGGTCTTCTTCTCGACCGGCGGCGGCGAGGCCGTGGAGACCGCGCTGAAGCTGGCCAAGCACTACTGGAAGCTGCAGGGCAGGCCCACCAAGCACAAGGTGATCTCGCGATCGGTCGCCTACCACGGGACGCCGCACGGCGCGCTCGCGATCACCGGGATCCCGGCGATGAAGGCCATGTTCGAGCCGGTCGCGCCCGGGGGCTTCCGCGTGCCGAACACCAACTTCTACCGCGCGGCCGAGATGGGCGCGCCCGCCGACGACCTCGAGGCGTTCGGACGCTGGGCGGCCGACCGCATCGAGGAGATGATCCTCTTCGAGGGTGCCGACACGGTGGCCGCGGTGTTCCTCGAGCCGGTGCAGAACTCCGGCGGGTGCTTCCCGCCTCCTCCCGGCTACTTCGCCCGCGTGCGCGAGATCTGCGACCGTCACGATGTGCTGCTCGTCTCGGACGAGGTCATCTGCGCCTTCGGCCGGCTCGGCCACACGTTCGCCTGCACGGGCCTCGGCTACGTGCCCGACATGATCACCTGCGCGAAGGGGATGACCAGCGGCTACTCCCCCATCGGCGCCACGATCGTCAGCGACCGCATCTACGAGCCCTTCTCGCACGGAGACGTGTCGTTCCCCCACGGCTACACGTTCGGCGGCCATCCCGTGTCGGCGGCGGTGGCGCTGGAGAACCTCGCGATCTTCGACGAGGAGGGACTCAACGCCCGCGTGCGGGAGAACTCTCCGCTGTTCCGCGCCGAGCTCGAGAAGCTGAGCGATCTGCCCCTCGTGGGCGACGTGCGCGGCGACGGGTACTTCTTCGGAATCGAGCTTGTGAAGGACAAGAGCACCAAGGAGACCTTCGACGATGCGGAATCCGAGCGGCTGCTGCGAGGATTCCTCTCCCCCGCTCTGTTCGCGGCCGGGCTCTACTGCCGCGCCGACGACCGGGGCGATCCCGTCATCCAGCTCGCTCCCCCGCTCACCACGGGCCCGGCGGAGTTCCGGGAGATCGAGCAGATCCTCCGCGACGTCCTGACGCGCGCGCAGGCGGTGCTCTGA